The region CTTGCTTTTAGCCGAAGAGCCAGATTCAGATGTAGAATTTTCATTAATTGATGAAGAGGAAGATATCAATATTCCAGATATAGAAGTAGTAGAAGTAACAAATGATAAAGAGCCTAAGGAAACAAAAGATAAAGAGACCAAGTCTACAGAAAAACAAAAGACAAAGGCTGTAAGTTCTTCGAAAGTAACAGTTAAAAAGAAGGCTAAAAGTAAAGTAAAGTCAATGATAATGCCTGTTATTGGGACAATATCAATGGATTATGCAGAAGATAAGCTAGTTTATTCAAAAACTCTAGAGCAGTGGACTACACATAATGGCATTGATATTAAAGCAAGAGAAGGAAGTGTAGTAAAAGCAGTATTAGATGGAACTGTTACTCAAATAAAAAATGATCACGCCCTAGGCATAGTTATAACTATAGATCATGGAAATGGGCTAGTCACTAAATACGGTAACTTATCAACAGACGAAATGGTAACTATAGGGCAAAAAGTAAAGCAGGGAGACCCAATCAGCGGAGTTGGTAAAGGAGCAGGAT is a window of Caloranaerobacter ferrireducens DNA encoding:
- a CDS encoding M23 family metallopeptidase translates to MEDKNNYQENRWLSFRNNISKFLDKDGFYFILFLCICIVATTAVWVSNNNLNKYKTIENNDDLLLAEEPDSDVEFSLIDEEEDINIPDIEVVEVTNDKEPKETKDKETKSTEKQKTKAVSSSKVTVKKKAKSKVKSMIMPVIGTISMDYAEDKLVYSKTLEQWTTHNGIDIKAREGSVVKAVLDGTVTQIKNDHALGIVITIDHGNGLVTKYGNLSTDEMVTIGQKVKQGDPISGVGKGAGFELAQGPHLHFEVIKNGKNVDPKLYLPKFTK